The Cherax quadricarinatus isolate ZL_2023a chromosome 20, ASM3850222v1, whole genome shotgun sequence genome has a window encoding:
- the LOC138850943 gene encoding uncharacterized protein produces MADGEKKCSEDEDRKETAAGNTGGSNKTRETTDKIGDTTNKTGDTSKTGDTTGKIGDTSKTGDTTGKIGDTTSKTGDTTSKTGDTTSKTGDTTSKTGDTTSKTGDTTSKTGDTTSKTGDTTNKTGDTTSKTGDTTRTSTQQAKETTNSLTSTVGTDKTNPPTKDTSNDSSAVKTDGKHKTGSTNSTEVSKTGSDTTHTTGSKLTDTTANQTKLSSTVTENTTAPHQTAGVLTNKKDETSDVKSTEKINSVKAHDSADSNVKSPVKTNNSVNTEIDKGGNVTVTQETGEDKQRLIESKRKETPGDEEAGGKEWLTPYCLFTPSLAWRNVSRICSSHISFYR; encoded by the exons aTGGCTGACGGAGAGAAGAAATGTTCAG AGGATGAAGATAGAAAGGAAACTGCAGCAGGAAATACGGGAGGATCTAACAAAACAAGGGAGACCACAGATAAAATAGGAGACACGACAAACAAAACAGGTGACACAAGTAAAACAGGAGACACGACTGGCAAAATAGGAGACACAAGTAAAACAGGAGACACGACTGGCAAAATAGGAGACACGACAAGCAAAACAGGAGACACGACAAGCAAAACAGGAGACACGACAAGTAAAACAGGAGACACGACAAGCAAAACAGGAGACACGACAAGTAAAACAGGAGACACGACAAGTAAAACAGGAGACACGACAAGTAAAACGGGTGATACGACAAATAAAACAGGAGACACGACAAGTAAAACGGGTGACACGACGAGGACATCCACCCAACAGGCCAAGGAAACGACTAATTCACTAACTTCAACTGTAGGTACAGACAAAACAAACCCACCAACAAAAGACACATCTAATGACAGCTCAGCAGTCAAGACAGACGGGAAACACAAGACAGGTTCCACAAACTCGACAGAGGTCAGCAAGACAGGCAGTGATACAACACACACGACAGGAAGTAAACTGACAGATACCACTGCTAACCAGACAAAACTATCATCAACAGTCACTGAAAACACAACTGCCCCTCATCAAACTGCGGGTGTATTAACAAATAAAAAAGACGAGACAAGTGATGTAAAGTCAACAGAGAAGATAAACAGTGTTAAAGCACACGACAGTGCAGATTCCAATGTTAAATCACCAGTCAAGACGAATAACTCTGTTAATACAGAAATTGATAAAGGAGGAAACGTTACAGTTACACAGGAGACTGGGGAAGATAAACAGCGCCTGATAGAGAGCAAGAGGAAGGAAACACCGGGAGATGAAGAGGCGGGAGGTAAAGAATGGCTGACTCCATATTGTTTGTTTACACCCTCACTAGCATGGCGTAATGTTTCTCGCATCTGTAGCTCCCACATTTCGTTttataggtaa